TACACCGCGCGCACCTCGGCGATGAGCGCGCGCCACTCGGCCTCCCGCGAGTCGGCCCGCACCATCTCGCATCCGACGCACAGCATCGCGCAGCCCTCGGCCTCGGCGATGCGCGCCGCGTGCAGGATGAACCGCCGGTACGACGCGAACCACTCCGTCCAGCTCGGCTCGCCCGGAACGTCCCAGTCGAAGAAGCCGATGTGCGCGCGCCACGTGCCGTCGGCGACGTTGACGACGGGCTTGAGGCACACCCGCAGCCCGAGCGCGTGGGCCGCGCGGATCGCGCCGACGATCTCGTCGTAGCCCACCTGCGGCCCGTCGTCGAACGGGATGTCGGTCGAGAAAGCCGTCGCCTGCTCCGCGGCGTAGGCGAGCGCCGTCCACGTCACACCGTGCTGGGCCATGAGCCGCATCGAGTCGGCCGCCTCGGGCGTCGCCCACGTGCCGCGCGTGCCGACCCAGCCCCACGTCATGCCGCACACGGGGTCGCCGGGGATGCGCGGCACGTCCGCGTCGCCGGCCTCGGCCCCGCTCGTCGCTCCCGCGCTCGCCATGTCGGTGCCCATCGCTGCCCCGCCCATCGCCGCCCCGCTCATCGCTCCCCCGCTCACCGGGCCACCAGCTCGTTGCCCGTGCGCAGCACGCGCGGATCGGCGAACGCGGATGCCGCGGCCGCCCCCGCGCCCCGCACGCGGAAGGTGTGCGCCTCGCCTGGCAGCAGCGTCACGAGTCCCGAGTCGACCGTCGCATCCGGGTGCACCTTGTCGACGAGCAGCGTCACGTCGCGCAGGAGCGTCTCGGCCGCGACCGTCACGAGCACCTCGTCGCCACCAGATCCGGCCCCCTCAGCGCCCGCGGCGCCGCCCCCGATAGCGCCGCCGTCGGCACTCCCGTCGGCAACGGATGCCGTGGTCACCTCGAACCGCGCGGCCGGCAGCGCCGACTCCCGCGGCCGGGCGCCGAAAGAGAGCCCCCGCACGCCGTCGAGCGAGGCGACGAGCAGCTCGCCGGAGGGGTCGCCGAACGCGGCCACGGCATCCGGGACCTCGACGGTCGCGCTCGACCACGGCGCGACCGACACCGGCACCGAGGCCTCGGCGAGCACCGCGCCGTCGTAGCCGCGGCGCGCGATCACGAGCGAGCCCTCCCACGCCTTCGCGGTGTCGTTGCCGAGCACCGCCGCGAGCGCCCGGAGACCGGCGCCGGCGCGCGGCTGGATCGTCACGACCCGCGGCGCGAAGGCGTTCTTGAGCGCGAAGTAGAGCGGCTTCTCACGCCCGTCGCCGTCGATCGCGGCCCACGAGGTGACCGGCCAGCAGTCGTTGAGCTGCCAGACGACGGCACCCGAGGTGCGCGGCGCGTGCGAGCGGAAGTGGTCGAGCGCGAACCCGACGGCGTTCGCCTGGTTGAGCTGCATCGCCCAGTGCCAGGCGTCCATGTCGCGCGGCACGCGGTAGTGCGGCAGCAGCCCGTCGACGAGCTTCTGGTTGCCCTCGATCGCCTTCTGGTGAACGAGCATGCCGGGCGACTCCGGGGTGAGCGGGTCGTCGGTGAGCGCGCGCGTGAGGGTCGTCCAGGCGGGCGGGCCCTGCCATCCGAACTCCGCGACGAAGCGCGGGGCGTGCTCGCGGTAGGTCTCCCACCCCCGCCGGTTCCACTGCTCCCACAGGTGCGTCGAGCCGTTCGTCTCGTCGTTCGGATGCCGCTCGCGGTCGGGGCTGAACGGGCTACCCGGCGCGTAGGGCACGTGCGGCGCGAGCTCGGCGACGACCGCCGGCAGCACGTCGTAGTAGTACAGCTCGCCCCACGTCGCACCGTCGAGCCGGGTCTGCCAGCCCCAGTCGACGCGCCCCCACAGGTTCTCGTTGTTGCCCGTGAGCAGCGCGAGCGAAGCGCGGTGGGCGATGCGCGCGACGTTGTCGCGGGCCTCCGCCTCGACCTCCGAGCGGATGGGCTCCTCCTCCGGGTAGGCGGCGCACGCGAAGAGGAAGTCCTGCCACGTGAGCAGGCCCAGCTCGTCGGCGAGGTCGTAGAACGCGTCGTCCTCGTAGATGCCGCCGCCCCACACGCGCACGAGGTTGACGCCTGCCGCGGCCGCCTGGCGCAGGCGCCGCTCGTAGCGGGCGCGGTCGACGCGCGAGAAGAGGGCGTCATCGGGGATCCAGTTGACGCCCTTGACCCAGACGGGGCGTTCGTTGACGACGAGCTGGAAGGGTCGTCCGTCGGCGTCGGGCTCGGTGTCCCAGCGGAGGGTGCGGAAGCCGACGCGACGCGAGGTCGCGTCGAGCTCGTCGAGCGGCTCGCCGCCGTCCGCCCGGCGCAGCCGCACCGCGACGTCGTACAGCGGCTGGGCGCCGTGTCCCGCGGGCCACCAGCGCTCGACCGCGTCGAGCTCCACCCGCAGCGACGCCTCCGTCGCCCCCGGCGCGATCGCCTCCCGCGCGACCGCGACCCCGCCGTCCGGCAGCGCGACCTCGAGCTCGATCTCGAGCGCCGCGTCCGCGCCCGCCACCCGCGCGACCGACACCTCGGCCGTGACGACGCCGCCGTCGCCGACCGCCGCGGCCGCGACGCGCGCATCCGCGATGCGTGCTGTCGACCAGGCCTCGAGCCGCACCGAGCGCCAGACGCCGCTCGTGAACGTCGCGATGCCCCAGTCCCAGCCGAAGTTGCACGCCGACTTGCGGATCGCTTCGAACGGCATCGGGTAGGGCCGCGGTCGCGGGCCGAGCGCGAGACTCTGCTCGTTCGCGTAGCGCACGGGGCTGCGGAACCGGATGCGCAGCTCACTGCCGCCGGCACGCACGAGCCCCGTCACGTCGAAGCGGTAGCGCCGGTGCTGGTTCGCCGTCTCGCCGAGCACGCGCCCGTCGAGCGTGACCGTCGCGACCGTGTCGAGCCCGTCGAACGCGAGCTCGAGCCGGTCGGCCGCGAGCTCGGCATCCGTCGCCTCGAGCCGCAGTGCGTACTCCCAGTCGACGAGTCCGATCCACGCGAGCGCCGACTCGTTGTCGTCGAGGTAGGGATCGGGGATGAGGCCCGCGTCGAGGAGCGCCTGGTGCACGACGCCCGGCACGACCGCCGGCACACCGGCATCCGCCAGTCGCGCATCGACGAGCGCCTCCGGCACGGGCCCACCCGCCGCGCGCACCGTCCACCCGGCGTGCAGCTCGCGCGCCGTCACTTGACCGCCCCCGTCGCGAGACCGCGGTAGATGAAGCGCTGCAGCAGCACGAACGCGATGAGCGTCGGCACGATCACGAGCACGGTGCCCGCCGCGATCGTCTCCCAGTGGGCGCCGAACGGACCCTTGAACCGGAACAGCGAGGTGGAGATCACGCCCTCCGACGGCCAGTAGAGGAACGGGAGGTAGAACTCGTTGTAGATGGCGATGCCCTTCACGATGACGACCGTCGCGATCGCCGGCCGCAGGAGCGGCAGGATCACGCGCCAGTAGATGGTCCAGCGGTTGGCGCCGTCGAGCATCGCGGCCTCGTCGATGGAGGTCGGGATCGACTGCATGAACTGGATGAAGATGTAGATGGAGACGATGTCGGTCCCCATGAACAGCAGGATGAGCGCCGCCATCGAGTTGTAGAGGCCGAGCCCGTTGATGATCTGGAAGGTCGCGACCTGGCTCGTGACCCCCGGGATGAGCGTCGCGATGAGGAACAGGGCGACGACGAGCCTCTTGCCGCGGAACTGGAACCTGTCGATCGCGTAGGCCGCCATGGTGCCGATGACGATCGTTCCCGCGAGCGAGAAGAGCAGGATGATCGTCGTGTTGAGGAAGCCCTCGACCATGCCGCCCTTGTTGAACGCCTCGATGTAGTTGTCGAGGTTGAACCAGTTGGCCGGCAGGTCGAACGGGCCCGTCTGCCCGAACTCGCTCGACGTCTTGAAGCTCGCGATGAAGAGCACCGACAGCGGGATGAGCGTCACGAGCGCGCCGATGACGAGCGAGACGTACTTGACGGTTCCGGACGCCGCGGCCGCCGCCCGGTACCGCGTGGGGTGGGTCGTGATCATGTGAGGTCGACCTTCTCGTCGGGGAAGAGCTTGCGCTGCACGAACGTGACGACGAGCACGATCGCGAGCAGCACGATGGCCATGGCCGAGGCGAGCCCGACCTGCCGGAAGTTGAACGCCGTCTGCAGCGTCTGGATGACGAACGTCGAGGTGCCGTTGGCGCCGCCCGTCATGATGAACGGGATCTCGAACACCGAGAGACTGCCGGCGATCGCGAGGATGAAGCTCAGCCCGATGATGCGCCGGATGCCGGGGAAGGTGAGCGCCCAGAACTGCTGCCAGCGGTTGGCGCCGTCGATCTCGGCGGCCTCGTAGAGCTCGCCGGGGATCGACTGGATCGCTCCGAGGAACAGCACGAAGTTGAGCCCCGTGTAGCGCCACACGCTCGTCGCGGCGAGCGAGTAGTTGGCGATCGCGGGATCGCCGAGCCACTTGGGCGGGTCGGCGAGCCCGAACCACCCGAGCACGGTGTCGAGCGTGCCGCCCGGCTGGAACAGGTAGAGGAACACGAACCCGATCGCGACGCCGTTGATGAGGTACGGGAAGAACAGGATGCCGCGGAACAGGTTCGAGAACCGCGTGCGGTAGCTCAGCAGCGCCGCGAAGTAGAGAGCGATCCCCATCTGCAGGAACGAGCCCGCGAAGTAGTAGAGGCTCACGCCGAAGACGGCGAAGATCTGCGGGTTGGTGAACACCTCGACGTAGTTGTCGACGCCGACGAACTCCTTCTCGAGGTCGAGGCCGTCCCAGTCGGTGAGCGAGTACCAGAGCATGTTCGCGGCCGGCAGATAGGTGAGCAGCAGGAGCAGCCCGACCGCCGCGAGGAGGAACAGGTAGGGCGTGAGACGGGCCACGGCCCCCCGCCCGGCGGGGACCCCGGAGGGCCCCCGCCGGCCGCGACGCCGAGGCGTGCGGGGAGGTGTGCTGGTGATCGCGACCATCAGCCCTGCTCGGCGCGCGACTCCGCCCACCGCGCGTTGAGTTCCGCGATGTACGAGTCGAAGTCGCCGTCGGCGGCACCGCGCGCGATGTCGACGAGCTTCTGCCGGTAGATGTTGCCCCAGATGTCGATCTGGGCGCCGTCGGCGATGCTGTTGAACAGCGCCTCCTCGCCCTCGGGCGCGGG
The Protaetiibacter sp. SSC-01 genome window above contains:
- a CDS encoding glycoside hydrolase family 113, with the translated sequence MSGAAMGGAAMGTDMASAGATSGAEAGDADVPRIPGDPVCGMTWGWVGTRGTWATPEAADSMRLMAQHGVTWTALAYAAEQATAFSTDIPFDDGPQVGYDEIVGAIRAAHALGLRVCLKPVVNVADGTWRAHIGFFDWDVPGEPSWTEWFASYRRFILHAARIAEAEGCAMLCVGCEMVRADSREAEWRALIAEVRAVYSGLVTYNCDKYQEHRITWWDAVDVISSSGYYPIDGWEAQLDRIEAVVEASGKPFFFMEAGCPSRTGSAARPNDWTLPGAPSGEEQLSYYEAMFDAVRARPWVRGLMLWDWPARLYPEQDAVANDDYCPFGKPAGELMAARYRDWSARG
- a CDS encoding carbohydrate ABC transporter permease, with amino-acid sequence MVAITSTPPRTPRRRGRRGPSGVPAGRGAVARLTPYLFLLAAVGLLLLLTYLPAANMLWYSLTDWDGLDLEKEFVGVDNYVEVFTNPQIFAVFGVSLYYFAGSFLQMGIALYFAALLSYRTRFSNLFRGILFFPYLINGVAIGFVFLYLFQPGGTLDTVLGWFGLADPPKWLGDPAIANYSLAATSVWRYTGLNFVLFLGAIQSIPGELYEAAEIDGANRWQQFWALTFPGIRRIIGLSFILAIAGSLSVFEIPFIMTGGANGTSTFVIQTLQTAFNFRQVGLASAMAIVLLAIVLVVTFVQRKLFPDEKVDLT
- a CDS encoding carbohydrate ABC transporter permease, translating into MITTHPTRYRAAAAASGTVKYVSLVIGALVTLIPLSVLFIASFKTSSEFGQTGPFDLPANWFNLDNYIEAFNKGGMVEGFLNTTIILLFSLAGTIVIGTMAAYAIDRFQFRGKRLVVALFLIATLIPGVTSQVATFQIINGLGLYNSMAALILLFMGTDIVSIYIFIQFMQSIPTSIDEAAMLDGANRWTIYWRVILPLLRPAIATVVIVKGIAIYNEFYLPFLYWPSEGVISTSLFRFKGPFGAHWETIAAGTVLVIVPTLIAFVLLQRFIYRGLATGAVK
- a CDS encoding glycoside hydrolase family 2 protein is translated as MTARELHAGWTVRAAGGPVPEALVDARLADAGVPAVVPGVVHQALLDAGLIPDPYLDDNESALAWIGLVDWEYALRLEATDAELAADRLELAFDGLDTVATVTLDGRVLGETANQHRRYRFDVTGLVRAGGSELRIRFRSPVRYANEQSLALGPRPRPYPMPFEAIRKSACNFGWDWGIATFTSGVWRSVRLEAWSTARIADARVAAAAVGDGGVVTAEVSVARVAGADAALEIELEVALPDGGVAVAREAIAPGATEASLRVELDAVERWWPAGHGAQPLYDVAVRLRRADGGEPLDELDATSRRVGFRTLRWDTEPDADGRPFQLVVNERPVWVKGVNWIPDDALFSRVDRARYERRLRQAAAAGVNLVRVWGGGIYEDDAFYDLADELGLLTWQDFLFACAAYPEEEPIRSEVEAEARDNVARIAHRASLALLTGNNENLWGRVDWGWQTRLDGATWGELYYYDVLPAVVAELAPHVPYAPGSPFSPDRERHPNDETNGSTHLWEQWNRRGWETYREHAPRFVAEFGWQGPPAWTTLTRALTDDPLTPESPGMLVHQKAIEGNQKLVDGLLPHYRVPRDMDAWHWAMQLNQANAVGFALDHFRSHAPRTSGAVVWQLNDCWPVTSWAAIDGDGREKPLYFALKNAFAPRVVTIQPRAGAGLRALAAVLGNDTAKAWEGSLVIARRGYDGAVLAEASVPVSVAPWSSATVEVPDAVAAFGDPSGELLVASLDGVRGLSFGARPRESALPAARFEVTTASVADGSADGGAIGGGAAGAEGAGSGGDEVLVTVAAETLLRDVTLLVDKVHPDATVDSGLVTLLPGEAHTFRVRGAGAAAASAFADPRVLRTGNELVAR